One segment of Podospora pseudopauciseta strain CBS 411.78 chromosome 5 map unlocalized CBS411.78m_5.2, whole genome shotgun sequence DNA contains the following:
- a CDS encoding uncharacterized protein (EggNog:ENOG503NUUR; COG:Q), whose amino-acid sequence MTSRTDFGQQTLGSEVAKVFADQIRGKTVLITGVSPKGIGSSTALNFASQTPGLLILASRTRARVEEVASQIKEAYPNVKLEIVLLDLSSQKSIRQAAAEVSRLTDKLDILVNNAGICVVTRQKTPEGIEQQFGTNHIGPFLFTNLLLPLLRKAGKTNPPGATRIISLTSAGHRLSPIRFSDYNFEGGKEVPPEEDHFKPLAGAFAKCTEDGYNGIVTYAQSKTANILFTFYLQKYLPSQGIAAYTLHPGSILTDLSRDQDEELAAQFYKVAPYWKSPDEGSSTTLVAALDPALNDTKGLYLVDCQFTEPHHHAKDPVAAERLWRLSEELVGEKCALTV is encoded by the exons ATGACTTCCCGGACGGATTTTGGCCAGCAAACGCTAGGATCGGAGGTGGCCAAGGTGTTTGCTGACCAGATCAGAGGAAAGACTG TGCTGATCACCGGCGTCAGTCCTAAAGGGATCGGATCTTCGACTGCTCTTAATTTTGCCTCTCAGACCCCAGGGCTTCTCATTCTTGCATCTCGCACCCGAGCTCGCGTCGAAGAAGTAGCCTCCCAGATAAAAGAGGCATATCCAAATGTCAAACTCGAGATTGTCCTTCTCGACCTCAGTTCGCAAAAGTCCATCCGTCAAGCGGCCGCCGAAGTCTCCAGGCTCACAGACAAGTTGGACATTCTCGTCAACAACGCTGGAATCTGTGTTGTGACCCGCCAAAAGACACCGGAAGGCATCGAGCAGCAGTTTGGCACCAACCATATCGggccttttcttttcaccaacctccttcttcctttgTTGCGCAAGGCAGGCAAAACCAACCCTCCCGGGGCAACCAGAATCATCAGTCTCACCAGTGCCGGCCACAGGCTGTCTCCCATTCGGTTCTCGGATTACAACTttgaagggggaaaagaagtCCCCCCAGAGGAGGACCATTTCAAGCCGTTGGCCGGAGCTTTTGCAAAGTGCACTGAGGATGGCTACAACGGGATCGTCACGTACGCGCAGAGCAAGACAGCCAATATCTTGTTTACCTTCTATCTGCAAAAATACTTGCCTTCTCAGGGGATTGCGGCTTATACGCTGCACCCAGGAA GCATCTTGACCGACTTGAGCAGAGATCAAGATGAAGAGCTGGCGGCACAGTTCTACAAGGTGGCCCCGTACTGGAAATCCCCTGATGAAGGCTCATCCACCACGTTGGTTGCCGCCTTGGATCCGGCTTTGAACG ATACCAAAGGTTTATATCTTGTAGATTGCCAGTTCACAGAGCCACATCACCATGCCAAGGACCCTGTTGCTGCCGAGAGGCTATGGAGGCTGAGCGAGGAGTTGGTGGGAGAAAAGTGTGCCCTGACGGTTTGA
- a CDS encoding uncharacterized protein (EggNog:ENOG503PQT9), translating into MRFLLTRSHCRPLLFAATPAMLRNSGPLPKLQWLTSHHTAYNSRSTRHRRHSRSFTNWLFSPHSHQITSTTKRAYKMPTLSDVVKRDHARITDAYHVLVETKPEERNADEFVWALARYLIVENLALIPALEYHISGGSERQRRLSDDYNSINAKLRHMAKYDPSEESFESALKAIWLDLEPHIREETDGDLDELERKMEPEDSRKLGQKYETLRDMLQRPYGAFGVPNAEIMDDVLGTTKEQLMERMGNGI; encoded by the exons ATGCGGTTTCTGTTGACCCGAAGTCACTGCCGTCCACTGCTGTTTGCAGCGACACCCGCAATGTTGAGGAACAGCGGGCCACTGCCAAAATTACAGTGGTTGACGTCACACCACACCGCCTACAATAGCAGATCCACCAGGCATCGCCGTCACTCACGCTCTTTTACAAACTGGCTATTTTCACCTCATTCTCACCAAatcacatcaacaacaaaacgAGCATACAAGATGCCTACCCTCTCAGATGTCGTCAAACGCGACCATGCGCGCATCACCGACGCATATCACGTCCTCGTAGAAACCAAACCCGAGGAGCGCAACGCCGATGAGTTTGTTTGGGCCCTAGCCCGCTACCTTATCGTCGAGAACCTCGCTCTTATCCCAGCCTTGGAGTACCATATCTCCGGGGGATCAGAACGACAGCGGCGGTTGTCTGATGACTACAACAGT ATCAACGCGAAACTCCGCCACATGGCCAAATACGACCCATCAGAGGAGAGCTTCGAGTCGGCACTCAAGGCCATCTGGCTTGATCTGGAGCCTCACATCCGGGAAGAGACCGATGGGGACCTTGACGAACTCGAACGCAAGATGGAGCCTGAGGATTCACGAAAGCTGGGGCAAAAGTACGAGACACTCAGAGACATGTTGCAGCGTCCATATGGCGCGTTTGGGGTTCCAAATGCTGAAATCATGGATGACGTGCTTGGCACCACAAAAGAGCAGCTGATGGAGAGAATGGGCAACGGAATCTGA
- a CDS encoding uncharacterized protein (COG:S; EggNog:ENOG503P2ZW), with protein MKSPTAVTADDHQRYQYKPLPTGTSIRVLQIKGVQEGKLCISLESIDLADDPFFYALSYTWGNPHANGVDFTEHFNTVSGEYTSESKTETVCHGKSIYIQTNLADFLQELQSSLEQQDSPFQIPRSHEFRIWVDAVCINQDDLEERAFQVQMMGDVYRKAARTIIWLGRGDQYTTDAVEAISKLAACPQDVFVQSNITPFRQQEPDVYIASGVPYISWMEWCSLAAFFKRQWFSRLWIVQEVILSRELFLMCGSHQICWEVLVTAARTVEARCKVLGFSPSTLFMQAHEIAVALEHNTVQLARWRDFYYGTSAPEPQTRITFENLIYDTWIFSATDPRDKVYGMFGLMKTDLKAKMAVDYTTPVELVYALTTKHMIDHYSSLQILSCVQDASIRRIKPSPSWTPDLSLPYFNMICSNGFFCAAGVENKTPQLLPSSSWDRLKLKGCLFDTIVETGNDRTNHVNSSVLLDPSWFELCMLLSQPYQHTGEPRTEVLWRTLCANQTSESVVPAPKDYGILFKELLSAMIMVRAEIESEAYAEDQAKQETRGDPGPPPDCCTGFMDALGKAKEKWTFAEFDTLGREEILRHLCQRPRFLSSDRHGWLIYTLTKLQILALTEDNPNTPNWEELEQFFYNPTYVMRRKKGHDIVLVRQNDERFSASFHKRYGKHKLFLTEKGYLGLGPASAKVGDVVAILAGAEGPFILRHGHPGCDIGEENQEERKEKEGENEVMSLVGQAYVHGIMNGEAVEEEGFKLREIELA; from the coding sequence aTGAAGTCACCAACCGCTGTGACGGCCGATGATCACCAACGCTACCAGTACAAACCCCTTCCAACAGGAACATCCATCAGGGTGCTCCAAATCAAGGGTGTACAAGAGGGGAAGCTCTGCATTTCTCTCGAGTCGATCGATCTTGCGGACGACCCTTTCTTCTACGCCCTATCCTATACTTGGGGCAACCCTCATGCCAATGGCGTGGACTTCACCGAGCACTTCAACACCGTCTCGGGCGAGTACACCAGCGAGTCAAAAACCGAGACTGTTTGTCACGGAAAAAGCATCTACATACAGACCAACTTGGCCGATTTTCTTCAGGAGCTCCAGAGCTCTCTCGAACAGCAAGACAGTCCCTTCCAAATACCCCGCAGCCATGAATTCCGGATCTGGGTTGACGCTGTCTGCATCAACCAAGATGATCTCGAAGAGCGGGCTTTCCAGGTTCAGATGATGGGAGATGTGTACCGAAAAGCGGCCCGGACAATCATCTGGCTGGGTCGTGGAGATCAGTACACCACAGACGCTGTCGAGGCCATTTCAAAATTGGCAGCATGTCCCCAAGACGTCTTTGTTCAAAGCAATATCACCCCCTTTCGCCAGCAAGAACCTGATGTCTACATAGCGAGTGGTGTGCCCTACATTAGTTGGATGGAGTGGTGCAGTTTAGCCGCTTTTTTCAAAAGACAGTGGTTTTCCCGCTTGTGGATTGTCCAGGAGGTCATCCTCTCCCGAGAGCTCTTTCTGATGTGCGGCAGTCACCAGATTTGCTGGGAAGTCCTAGTGACAGCAGCACGCACCGTTGAGGCTCGCTGCAAAGTCCTGGGCTTCAGTCCCAGCACTCTCTTCATGCAAGCTCACGAAATTGCAGTTGCCTTGGAGCACAATACCGTCCAGTTGGCCCGCTGGAGAGATTTCTACTATGGCACCTCGGCACCGGAACCACAGACCAGGATCACTTTTGAGAACCTCATCTACGATACCTGGATCTTTTCAGCCACCGATCCCCGCGATAAAGTCTATGGCATGTTTGGACTAATGAAGACGGATCTCAAGGCAAAGATGGCTGTGGATTACACCACTCCTGTTGAGCTTGTCTATGCACTGACGACCAAGCACATGATCGACCATTATTCGTCACTGCAAATCCTGTCATGTGTTCAAGACGCTTCTATCAGAAGGATcaaaccctccccatcatggaCGCCCGATCTCTCACTGCCATACTTTAACATGATTTGCTCAAATGGCTTCTTCTGCGCGGCTGGGGTGGAGAACAAGACACCGCAGCTTCTGCCTTCATCGTCCTGGGACCGCCTGAAGTTGAAGGGCTGCCTATTTGACACCATCGTGGAGACGGGAAATGACAGAACGAACCACGTCAACTCCTCTGTTTTGCTTGATCCCTCTTGGTTTGAATTGTGCATGTTACTCTCACAACCCTATCAGCATACAGGAGAGCCACGAACAGAGGTTCTTTGGAGGACCCTGTGCGCGAACCAAACTTCTGAATCTGTTGTCCCTGCTCCGAAGGACTATGGGATTCTTTTCAAAGAGTTATTGTCTGCGATGATCATGGTCAGGGCAGAGATTGAGTCAGAGGCATATGCAGAGGACCAAGCCAAGCAGGAAACCAGAGGTGATCCTGGGCCGCCACCGGATTGCTGCACAGGCTTTATGGATGCACTGGGTAAGGCTAAAGAAAAGTGGACATTCGCCGAGTTCGACACATTGGGCCGGGAGGAAATCCTGCGTCATCTCTGCCAGAGACCGAGATTCCTGAGCTCTGATCGGCATGGCTGGTTGATTTATACTCTGACAAAACTCCAGATCTTGGCTTTGACGGAAGACAACCCAAATACACCAAActgggaggagctggaacaGTTCTTTTACAACCCAACTTATGTCatgagaagaaagaagggCCATGACATTGTGCTCGTTCGACAAAACGATGAGCGGTTCTCGGCTAGTTTTCATAAGAGATATGGGAAGCACAAGTTGTTTCTGACGGAAAAGGGGTATCTTGGACTGGGGCCAGCGAGCGCCAAAGTGGGAGATGTTGTTGCGATTCTGGCTGGTGCAGAGGGGCCTTTTATTCTGCGCCATGGCCATCCGGGATGTGACATTGGAGAAGAAAACCAGGAGGAacggaaagaaaaagagggagaGAATGAAGTGATGAGTCTTGTGGGGCAGGCGTATGTTCATGGCATCATGAACGGTGaagctgtggaggaggaaggcttTAAGCTTCGAGAAATCGAACTGGCTTGA
- a CDS encoding uncharacterized protein (EggNog:ENOG503P28Q; COG:S), translating to MSTQLKELRLPQLVEERRKHELQQQQLHHQLPPPCLDEEQHAQLFFTFNSASSSSDFALPSPVTPTFSRSSQQARFSSSSSSLETTDSPASPSHPIHVIKSPTKLPLPDVQEDPSEREDDDAAFIVSEYGDTEFPTWSYCLCDAGCSCDYNNDTRKGRSTHPYSRPGSDYDLGSLSDGDFNGSPRSRKRRVGSDAGIASWGTRLGSRLTSLPRWRSASVSRRANLAFSPASDPALAEQRRPSFSHAASSRSSSVSVPAMARVPESVPATPALSFYESTDSIVPTSPLDIQPAAMGKSLERDRSMATTPLLPPLMMEKAGHQTQPQSLQTSPLQSPAVVPSPIPEFPVQAPYPTPPLSTKASFTSLRRGTVSSIFSDLPSPVVMTPTILVEQQPDAWSDRLGHANFTIDPKPYVPEKADLATFQAFCSDWNLARTNYAKHLGRTGEHYGTTSKTYTLTEAKWADIEREWQQAEQALIQRVGQSGNGNPSIISHLRRTAEEMVPCGIPQIQNNDGKFPALGDSEIVGPMARDAVMVRDGHDEKRSASIWLKNLAEKVGLRK from the exons ATGTCGACCCAATTAAAGGAACTACGGCTGCCAcagctggtggaggagaggaggaaacACGagcttcagcagcagcaactacaccaccagctcccaccaccatgtcTTGACGAAGAGCAGCACGCTCAGCTGttcttcaccttcaactcggcctcatcatcgtccgaCTTCGCTCTGCCGTCACCTGTCACGCCAACCTTTTCGCGCTCCAGCCAGCAAGCCAGGTTCTCCagctcgtcatcgtctcTCGAAACCACCGACAGCCCGGCTtcgccctcccaccccatACATGTCATCAAGTCGCCTACCAAACTGCCACTGCCGGATGTTCAGGAGGACCCATCAGAGagggaggacgacgacgcgGCCTTCATTGTGTCCGAGTATGGGGACACTGAATTCCCTACCTGGTCCTACTGCTTGT GTGATGCTGGATGTTCATGCGATTACAATAACGACACCAGGAAAGGTAGAAGCACCCATCCCTACTCGAGACCTGGATCAGACTACGACCTGGGGTCGCTGAGCGACGGTGATTTCAACGGAAGCCCACGGTCTAGGAAAAGGCGCGTCGGATCCGATGCAGGGATTGCGAGCTGGGGGACCAGGCTTGGTTCAAGATTGACAAGCCTGCCGCGTTGGAGATCGGCATCCGTGTCCAGGCGTGCCAACCTGGCGTTTTCACCCGCATCTGATCCAGCTCTTGCAGAACAACGAAGGCCCAGCTTCTCTCATGCCGCCTCGAGCAGATCGTCATCCGTCTCTGTGCCGGCCATGGCCCGCGTCCCCGAGTCTGTTCCCGCAACGCCTGCGCTATCATTCTACGAGAGCACCGACAGTATTGTACCGACTTCTCCCCTTGATATCCAGCCAGCGGCCATGGGAAAAAGTCTGGAGCGGGACCGATCCATGGCCAccacccctcttctcccacctctgatgatggagaaggccggtcaccaaacccaaccgcAGTCGCTTCAGACGTCGCCTTTGCAGTCGCCCGCAGTGGTGCCCTCCCCGATACCCGAGTTTCCAGTGCAGGCGCCCTACCCGACACCTCCCCTCAGCACAAAGGCGTCTTTCACCTCTCTCCGCCGAGGAACTGTGTCGAGCATCTTCAGCGACCTTCCTTCTCCCGTGGTGATGACTCCCACCATACTTGTGGAGCAGCAGCCAGATGCATGGTCGGACCGTCTGGGACATGCAAACTTCACCATTGACCCAAAGCCATATGTTCCCGAGAAGGCGGATCTGGCCACCTTTCAAGCATTCTGTTCAGACTGGAACCTGGCCAGGACCAATTACGCAAAGCATCTCGGGCGGACCGGAGAACACTACGGCACCACCTCCAAGACGTACACCCTCACCGAGGCCAAGTGGGCCGACATTGAGAGGGAGTGGCAGCAGGCGGAGCAAGCCTTGATCCAGAGGGTGGGTCAGTCTGGGAACGGCAACCCTTCCATTATCTCGCATTTGCGACGGACGGCCGAAGAAATGGTTCCGTGTGGAATTCCCCAAATCCAGAATAATGACGGCAAGTTTCCGGCACTAGGAGATTCCGAGATTGTGGGGCCCATGGCACGCGATGCTGTCATGGTCCGCGACGGACACGACGAGAAGAGGAGCGCCTCGATCTGGTTGAAGAATTTGGCCGAGAAGGTTGGCCTGAGAAAGTAA